In the Podospora bellae-mahoneyi strain CBS 112042 chromosome 4, whole genome shotgun sequence genome, one interval contains:
- a CDS encoding hypothetical protein (COG:P; EggNog:ENOG503NX4D), translating into MVQLGSVGGALIAFLICDRIGRTWATRQLCLLWVLGIVIFMGAKGNLSAIYAGRFIVGLGVGQTPVVGPVYIAEIAPANVRRLCTCIFTGFVYLGIVLAYFTNYCCQVTLGDAKAARWEVPTSLHLIFAVLIFTLSLFQHESPRYLIKQGQHKMAVHVMARLRNLSPEHDYVTQEISAITSNNLEEMEATVGSGLMGILKEAFTVPKNLYRVCLTICAEILSQWSGAGSITLYAPDLFNILEITGTDRTLRVTAVFGIVKLTAAVVCALFLVDFIGRKRSLLIGITLQAVSIIYVAVFLTAVPELGIQEGYLLSPSQSGLSKGAIAMIYISGFGWALGWNSMQYLLTASFFLRIRAFCTSLAMSFHFATNTEIHGLCQTCFSSWNWEASHQRGHFGPLPSLPFLVRYGCFSWCRRRQVEAWRAWTRYSHCLCTKLGGMETGMLIWVTWNRLRLAKKMSLPERP; encoded by the exons ATGGTTCAACTAGGGAGTGTTGGGGGTGCTCTGAT CGCCTTCCTCATCTGTGACAGGATCGGACGCACCTGGGCTACACGGCAGCTCTGTCTGCTGTGGGTGTTGGGTATTGTCATCTTCATGGGAGCCAAAGGCAATCTGAGCGCCATATATGCTGGTCGGTTTATCGTCGGACTTGGCGTTGGACAAACACCTGTTGTTGGTCCTGTGTACATTGCGGAAATTGCCCCGGCCAATGTCAGGAGGTTGTGTACATGCATCTTCACTGGTTTTGTGTACTTGGGCATCGTCTTGGCATACTTTACGAATTACTGCTGTCAAGTCACCCTGGGTGATGCAAAGGCGGCTCGTTGGGAAGTGCCGACAAGTTTGCATCTCATCTTTGCAGTCTTGATATTTACTTTAAGCCTCTTTCAGCACGAGTCTCCGCGCTACCTGATCAAACAAGGTCAGCATAAGATGGCCGTTCATGTCATGGCTCGTCTTCGAAACCTGTCCCCAGAACATGACTATGTAACTCAGGAGATCAGCGCCATCACGTCAAACAATttggaagagatggaggcAACTGTGGGATCTGGATTGATGGGAATCTTGAAGGAGGCATTCACTGTCCCAAAGAACCTCTACCGCGTATGCCTCACCATCTGCGCAGAGATACTATCACAATGGTCTGGTGCTGGTTCTATCACACTCTACGCCCCAGACCTGTTCAACATTCTTGAGATAACTGGAACAGACAGGACGCTTCGGGTGACAGCCGTGTTTGGCATCGTTAAGCTCACTGCCGCCGTGGTAtgcgccctcttcctcgtcgactTCATCGGCCGAAAGCGCTCGCTGCTTATTGGCATCACCTTGCAGGCTGTGTCGATAATCTACGTTGCCGTTTTCCTCACTGCAGTCCCCGAGTTGGGCATACAAGAGGGCTATCTCCTGAGCCCCTCGCAGTCAGGACTTTCCAAGGGTGCGATTGCTATGATCTACATTTCAGGTTTCGGTTGGGCGTTGGGATGGAACAGCATGCAATATCTACTCACGGCGAGCTTTTTCTTGAGAATCCGGGCTTTTTGCACCTCACTCGCCATGTCGTTTCATTTTGCAACCAATACGGAAATACATGGGCTGTGCCAAACATGCTTCTCCAGTTGGAACTGGGAGGCATCTCACCAAAGGGGACATTTTGGTCCTTTGCCTTCGTTACCATTCTTGGTGCGGTATGGGTGTTTTTCATGGTGCCGGAGACGGCAGGTCGAAGCTTGGAGAGCATGGACTCGCTATTCTCACTGCCTTTGTACAAAATTGGGAGGTATGGAAACCGGAATGCTGATTTGGGTGACTTGGAACCGCCTCAGGTTGGCGAAGAAAATGTCATTACCGGAAAGGCCatga
- a CDS encoding hypothetical protein (COG:C; EggNog:ENOG503NYKR): MGGLPEYVHVNHRDARLFVVSLLVASGLSLQNAETVALGLVQADLRGVESHGINRLPSYLARIRNGVLDPKAEPTLTQITPVVAQVDGHNGFGFPAAHLAMKTAIEMAKTLGIGMASVKHSNHFGMSAWIVQQAVDAGMMSLVFTNSSPALPAWGGKEKLLGVSPIACGAPGGEGSIPFILDMAPSVAARGKIHKAKRRGEKIPGDWALDAEGRPTNDPDKALDGGVMLPMGGPKGSGLAIMMDVFSGVLSGSAFAGGVTGPYDMSQPGDVGHFLVAIKPDLFMSMDEFKGRMTTLYHRVVSSKKMEGVERIYFPGEIELLTEKKRLAEGIPFVQAEIDALNKEAELLKVGKIGESLRLGCL; the protein is encoded by the coding sequence ATGGGAGGACTACCAGAATACGTCCATGTCAACCACAGAGATGCCCGACTATTTGTCGTCTCGCTCCTCGTAGCCTCTGGATTATCCCTCCAAAATGCCGAAACCGTCGCCCTGGGTCTAGTCCAAGCCGACCTGCGTGGCGTCGAAAGCCACGGTATCAACCGTCTGCCATCTTATCTCGCCCGCATTCGCAATGGAGTCCTTGATCCCAAAGCAGAGCCCACTCTCACTCAAATTACTCCGGTTGTGGCTCAGGTAGATGGTCATAATGGCTTTGGCTTCCCCGCAGCCCACTTGGCGATGAAGACAGCCATCGAGATGGCCAAGACGCTCGGCATTGGAATGGCCAGCGTCAAGCACAGCAACCACTTTGGCATGTCGGCTTGGATCGTGCAGCAAGCTGTTGACGCCgggatgatgagcttggtTTTCACCAACTCATCTCCTGCTCTTCCGGCAtggggtgggaaggagaagcTGCTGGGGGTCTCGCCTATTGCCTGTGGTGCGCCGGGCGGTGAAGGGTCGATACCATTCATATTAGATATGGCGCCCTCGGTTGCGGCGAGAGGAAAGATTCACAAGgcgaagagaagaggggagaAGATACCGGGGGACTGGGCCTTGGATGCTGAAGGGAGACCAACGAATGACCCAGATAAGGCACTCGATGGAGGCGTGATGTTGCCCATGGGTGGACCGAAAGGGTCCGGGTTAGCCATCATGATGGATGTCTTTTCAGGTGTTCTTTCTGGTTCAGCATTTGCCGGCGGTGTCACTGGACCTTATGACATGTCTCAGCCCGGTGATGTCGGACATTTCCTTGTCGCCATCAAGCCGGACCTGTTCATGAGCATGGATGAGTTTAAAGGCCGGATGACAACGTTGTATCATCGAGTGGTGAGTTCAAAGAAAATGGAGGGCGTGGAAAGGATATATTTTCCGGGCGAGATTGAGCTAttgacggagaagaagaggctcgCTGAAGGCATCCCGTTTGTGCAGGCCGAAATTGATGCTCTGAACAAGGAAGCTGAGCTTTTGAAGGTTGGAAAGATTGGAGAAAGTCTTCGACTTGGGTGCCTGTGA